The proteins below are encoded in one region of Mangifera indica cultivar Alphonso chromosome 7, CATAS_Mindica_2.1, whole genome shotgun sequence:
- the LOC123221593 gene encoding heat stress transcription factor A-5-like, which translates to MDLDQPNPASLSGKLQIKSLLTQICNLNMSMEATASSGGGPAPFLLKTYDMVDDSSTDEIVSWSSNKNSFVVWNPPEFARLLLPTYFKHNNFSSFIRQLNTYGFRKIDPEKWEFSNEDFVKDQKHLLKNIHRRKPIHSHSHPQGSSMDPERTAFEEEIEKLSCEKAALESNILRVKQQQSSAKLQLEDMTHRVDTMQQRQDSIWSFLEKAIQNPSFVEHLARKIESMDISAYKKKRRVPQIDYSKTVESSLLDNNSSSRPEFANIFHQDFSSKLRLELSPAVSDINLISHSTQSSNEDGGSPQRKISEGDTKEAQTRLEGNLFVPETFELSDTGTSFTFKKDSFFPRKASANDSQRVHSMQQRLTSSEDVDGHLSCHLNLTLASSPLQVNKGFYSSTVSQPNQDIGRAAESRYNSNEKESDTRSFPKNKNLGNEDVTLSYSQEAANNNPGPVTGPARINDVFWEQFLTERPGSSDNEEASSCYRANPHEEQEDRRPGQGISRNTKNIEQLTL; encoded by the exons ATGGACCTGGACCAACCAAACCCCGCCTCACTCTCTGGGAAATTGCAAATAAA GAGCCTGTTGACCCAAATTTGCAACCTAAACATGAGTATGGAGGCAACTGCGTCGAGCGGAGGAGGACCGGCGCCGTTCCTTTTAAAGACGTACGATATGGTTGATGACTCATCCACAGACGAGATCGTCTCTTGGAGTTCCAACAAGAACAGTTTCGTGGTCTGGAACCCTCCGGAGTTCGCTCGTCTTCTTCTTCCTACCTATTTCAAACACAACAATTTTTCTAGCTTCATTAGACAGCTTAATACTTAC GGATTCCGAAAAATTGATCCGGAGAAATGGGAATTTTCAAATGAAGATTTTGTCAAAGATCAAAAGCATCTTCTTAAAAATATTCACCGTAGGAAACCTATTCACAGCCATAGTCACCCACAAGGGTCTTCAATGGATCCTGAGAGAACAGCATTTGAGGAAGAAATTGAGAAGTTATCATGTGAGAAAGCTGCACTGGAGTCAAATATTTTAAGGGTCAAACAACAGCAGTCATCAGCAAAGCTTCAGTTAGAAGACATGACACACAGAGTGGATACTATGCAGCAGAGACAGGATAGTATATGGTCCTTCTTGGAGAAAGCTATTCAGAACCCTTCTTTTGTTGAACATCTTGCTCGTAAGATTGAGTCTATGGATATCTCAGCATATAAGAAGAAAAGACGAGTGCCGCAAATTGATTACTCAAAGACTGTTGAAAGTAGTCTGTTGGACAACAATAGTAGTTCTCGACCTGAGTTTGCTAATATTTTCCACCAAGATTTCTCAAGCAAGCTGAGACTAGAATTATCTCCGGCTGTTTCAGATATTAACTTGATTTCACATAGCACACAGAGTTCCAATGAAGATGGGGGAAGTCCGCAGAGGAAAATATCTGAAGGGGACACTAAAGAGGCACAGACAAGATTAGAAGGCAATTTATTTGTGCCTGAAACATTTGAACTTTCTGATACTGGGACATCTTTTACGTTTAAAAAGGATTCATTCTTCCCAAGAAAAGCATCAGCAAATGACAGCCAGAGGGTTCATTCCATGCAGCAGAGATTGACTTCAAGTGAAGATGTGGATGGCCATCTTTCCTGCCACTTAAACTTAACCTTGGCATCTTCTCCTTTGCAAGTTAACAAAGGCTTTTATTCATCAACAGTATCCCAACCTAATCAAGATATTGGAAGAGCAGCAGAGTCAAGGTATAATTCCAATGAAAAAGAATCTGATACTAGATCTTTTCCGAAGAACAAGAATCTGGGTAATGAGGATGTGACACTATCTTATTCGCAAGAGGCTGCAAATAATAATCCTGGGCCTGTGACTGGCCCAGCTCGAATAAATGATGTATTCTGGGAACAATTCCTTACTGAAAGACCTGGTTCTTCAGATAATGAAGAGGCAAGTTCTTGTTATAGGGCAAATCCACACGAAGAGCAAGAAGATAGAAGGCCGGGCCAAGGAATATCCAGAAATACTAAGAATATAGAACAGCTTACTCTTTGA